One window from the genome of Megalobrama amblycephala isolate DHTTF-2021 linkage group LG4, ASM1881202v1, whole genome shotgun sequence encodes:
- the ythdc1 gene encoding YTH domain-containing protein 1 isoform X4 yields MSVDRRDEKDGELNVLEDILTDAPDQDDELYNPESEHDVNEKKGSKRKHERGDSQDAKRLRASGHTTRQQLKRAAPSSGSNSKKTSNPRGRHAPEELYDDRKNHAGRGSRADLPKGYSEKGPSRSRDSQRRIKPLLPELAEKMRRTSEDSTGRASRSPREEEPHSEEYVTGSSVASSEGNCSDVEEEGAMQEEGEEKEVEEEEEEEVDEEEEEGDEEEEEYELEEEDPQEGTEQNDYDTRSEASDSQSESVSFSEGESVHSGSGSEASGSEKKHEKLSSSVRAVRKDQTSKLKYILREARFFLIKSNNHENVSLAKAKGVWSTLPVNEKKLNAAFRSARSVVLIFSVRESGKFQGFARLSSESHHGGSPIHWVLPAGMNAKMLGGVFKIDWICRRELPFTKTAHLSNSWNEHKPVKIGRDGQEIEPDCGTQLCMLFPPDESIDLYQVIHKMRHKRRMHSEPRSRGRLPHREPVPRDVGRRRPEEYDMHNRKRPRIDYTPEFPQRPGFMQDPRNQPVDRRFTGVRRDVFLNGSYNDYMREFHHNIGPPPPWQGMAPYPGMEHPPQHPYYQHHHHPPPPQAHPPYSGHHPMPHDARFREKRVVRSFASSLHDYDMRVDDFLRRTQAVVSGRRSRPRERDRQRERDRPRDGRRDRERERGRERDRERERIRDREREKERGRYRR; encoded by the exons GGTCTAAAAGGAAGCACGAACGAGGAGACAGCCAGGATGCGAAGCGGCTCAGAGCCTCAGGACACACCACCAGACAGCAATTAAAGAGAGCTGCCCCTTCTTCTGGATCAAACAGCAAAAAGACCAGCAATCCCAGAGGAAGACACGCACCAGAAGAGCTGTATGATGACAGAAAGAACCATGCTGGAAGAGGATCCCGAGCTGATCTACCTAAAGGATACAGTGAAAAAGGCCCGTCCCGCAGCCGAGACTCCCAGAGACGGATCAAACCCCTGCTGCCTGAGCTGGCTGAG AAGATGCGGAGGACCAGCGAGGACAGTACGGGCAGAGCGAGTCGCTCCCCCAGAGAGGAAGAGCCTCATTCTGAAGAATATGTGACCGGCAGCTCTGTGGCTTCCTCTGAAGGAAACTGCTCGGATGTCGAAGAGGAAGGTGCCATGCAGGAGGAAGGGGAAGAGAAGGAagtggaggaggaggaagaggaggaagtggatgaagaagaggaggaaggggatgaagaagaggaagagtatGAACTGGAGGAAGAGGACCCACAGGAGGGAACTGAACAGAATGACTACGACACCCGCAGCGAGGCCAGCGACTCCCAGTCGGAGTCTGTGTCCTTCTCGGAGGGAGAGTCCGTACATTCAGGCTCGGGCTCAGAGGCGTCAG GGTCTGAAAAGAAACATGAAAAACTGTCCTCTTCCGTCAGAGCCGTGAGGAAGG atCAAACCAGCAAGCTGAAGTATATCCTGAGAGAGGCCCGGTTTTTCCTAATTAAGAGCAACAACCATGAGAATGTGTCCCTGGCTAAAGCAAAG GGTGTGTGGTCCACTCTGCCCGTCAACGAGAAAAAACTCAACGCCGCTTTTCGCTCTGCTCGAAGTGTTGTGCTAATCTTTTCCGTTAGAGAGAGTGGAAAATTTCAAG GTTTTGCTCGGCTCTCGTCTGAGTCTCATCATGGAGGTTCTCCCATCCACTGGGTTCTGCCCGCAGGCATGAATGCCAAGATGCTTGGAGGAGTCTTCAAAATTGACTGGATTTGCAG GCGGGAATTACCTTTCACAAAAACTGCTCACCTCTCTAATTCCTGGAATGAGCACAAGCCTGTGAAGATTGGACGTGATGGACAG GAGATCGAACCAGACTGCGGGACACAGCTGTGCATGCTCTTCCCACCCGACGAGAGCATTGACTTGTATCAGGTCATTCACAAAATGCGCCACAAGAGGAGGATGCACTCAGAGCCTCGATCTCGGGGCCGACTACCCCACAGAGAGCCCGTCCCTCGGGACGTGGGAAG GCGTCGTCCAGAAGAATATGACATGCACAACCGGAAGCGGCCCAGGATTGATTACACCCCAGAATTCCCTCAGAGACCAG GTTTTATGCAAGACCCTCGCAATCAGCCTGTGGACAG GCGCTTCACTGGTGTTAGGAGAGATGTGTTCCTCAACGGA TCCTACAATGACTATATGAGAGAGTTCCACCACAACATTGGTCCTCCTCCACCATGGCAGGGAATG GCGCCGTACCCTGGTATGGAGCACCCCCCCCAGCACCCGTACTAccagcatcatcatcatcctcctccGCCCCAGGCCCACCCTCCTTACTCCGGACACCATCCCATGCCCCATGATGCCCGCTTCAGGGAAAAGAGGGTTGTTCGCTCTTTCGCCTCCAGTTTG CATGACTACGACATGCGTGTGGACGATTTCCTGAGGCGAACACAGGCCGTGGTGAGCGGACGCAGGAGCCGCCCGCGCGAGCGTGACCGGCAGAGGGAGCGTGACCGGCCGCGGGACGGGCGTCGAGACCGAGAACGAGAGCGCGGCAGAGAGCGTGATCGCGAACGAGAGCGGATTCGAGACCGGGAGCGGGAGAAGGAGAGGGGCCGATACCGGAGATAG
- the fktn gene encoding fukutin: MARVNRTLVLSLLIAASCIFLLFQLFNHRQTKNGLSVLSSKGYLSGKEAHWHLLKKFLGLVHKFKLPVFLVDTASLKLLSQDAVLYRDSQLKEPHCSFLCTHRDFTTFALYGNLWKYDAALLEAAAERGLELMEIHGKDPRLVSMDDLTAKEIPLHFLFRFNSRLVHVVVLYERSGKYLWHGPLRLKASMDRTFAPFGKLDYGRHAGAYDRPELILTTLDGLDVRIPKNVSGFLREFSSSRFLECRSREAKAFFQLYPEDTSAEAVDFRMRAKSLLHLASKVLSVLGVPFWLSSGTCLGWYRQCSIIPYSKDVDLGIWIKDYRHDITQAFQKAGLPLKHKFGKVEDSLELSFQGNDVKLDIFFFYDEGDVVWNGGTQAKSGRKFKYVFPRFSLCWTELMELKVQVPCETGDYVTANYGPNWNVPVKTWDWKSSPFNVQENGVWPVREWDDVIQVY, from the exons ATGGCTCGAGTGAACCGGACGCTAGTGTTGAGTCTCCTGATCGCCGCCAGCTGCATCTTCCTGCTGTTCCAGCTCTTCAACCACAGACAGACTAAA AATGGGCTCAGCGTCTTGAGTAGTAAAGGATATCTGTCTGGGAAAGAGGCGCACTGG CATCTGCTGAAGAAGTTCCTGGGGCTGGTCCATAAGTTCAAGCTGCCGGTGTTTCTGGTGGACACGGCCTCTCTGAAGCTGCTGTCCCAGGATGCCGTTCTGTACAGGGACAGTCAGCTGAAGGAGCCGCACTGCAGCTTCCTCTGCACACACCGAGACTTCACCACCTTCGCTCTGTACGGAAACCTCTGGAAGTATGAT GCCGCGCTGTTGGAGGCGGCAGCTGAGCGCGGTCTGGAGCTGATGGAGATTCATGGGAAAGACCCCAGACTGGTCAGCATGGATGATCTGACGGCCAAAGAAATCCCACTGCACTTCCTGTTCCGCTTTAACAGCCGTCTGGTTCACGTGGTCGTCCTGTACGAGCGCAGCGGGAAGTACCTCTGGCACGGCCCGCTCCGGCTGAAGGCCAGTATGGACCGGACCTTCGCCCCCTTCGGGAAGCTGGACTATGGCCGTCACGCCGGGGCCTACGACAG gccGGAGCTCATTCTGACCACTCTGGATGGGCTTGATGTGAGAATCCCCAAAAACGTCTCTGGTTTCCTGCGAGAGTTTTCCAGCAGTCGCTTTCTGGAGTGTCGCAGTAGAGAAGCCAAGGCCTTCTTCCAG CTGTACCCAGAAGACACCTCTGCAGAGGCTGTGGACTTCAGGATGAGGGCTAAAAGTCTGCTCCATCTGGCCTCCAAAGTGCTGTCTGTGCTCGGAGTCCCTTTCTGGCTCAGCAGTGGCACCTGTCTCG GATGGTACAGACAGTGTAGCATCATTCCCTACAGTAAAGACGTGGATCTGGGCATTTGGATCAAAGACTACAGGCACGACATCACTCAGGCCTTTCAGAAGGCTGGTCTCCCACTGAAGCACAAGTTCGGGAAG GTGGAGGACAGTTTGGAGCTCTCCTTTCAGGGCAACGAcgtgaaactggacattttctttttttatgatgAAGGTGACGTCGTGTGGAATGGAGGCACGCAGGCGAAGAGCggcagaaaattcaa ATACGTGTTCCCACGATTCAGTCTGTGTTGGACCGAGCTGATGGAGCTGAAGGTCCAGGTTCCCTGCGAGACCGGAGACTATGTGACGGCCAACTATGGACCCAACTGGAACGTTCCTGTGAAGACCTGGGACTGGAAGAGCTCCCCGTTCAACGTGCAGGAGAATGGCGTCTGGCCTGTGAGGGAATGGGATGATGTCATTCAAGTTTACTGA
- the ythdc1 gene encoding YTH domain-containing protein 1 isoform X2, whose protein sequence is MSVDRRDEKDGELNVLEDILTDAPDQDDELYNPESEHDVNEKKGSKRKHERGDSQDAKRLRASGHTTRQQLKRAAPSSGSNSKKTSNPRGRHAPEELYDDRKNHAGRGSRADLPKGYSEKGPSRSRDSQRRIKPLLPELAEKMRRTSEDSTGRASRSPREEEPHSEEYVTGSSVASSEGNCSDVEEEGAMQEEGEEKEVEEEEEEEVDEEEEEGDEEEEEYELEEEDPQEGTEQNDYDTRSEASDSQSESVSFSEGESVHSGSGSEASDEESKAEKHARGISPIVFDRSGSSASESYSGSEKKHEKLSSSVRAVRKDQTSKLKYILREARFFLIKSNNHENVSLAKAKGVWSTLPVNEKKLNAAFRSARSVVLIFSVRESGKFQGFARLSSESHHGGSPIHWVLPAGMNAKMLGGVFKIDWICRRELPFTKTAHLSNSWNEHKPVKIGRDGQEIEPDCGTQLCMLFPPDESIDLYQVIHKMRHKRRMHSEPRSRGRLPHREPVPRDVGRRRPEEYDMHNRKRPRIDYTPEFPQRPGFMQDPRNQPVDRSVSLSFPSLSSISEWYFTYDNVIISLHRRFTGVRRDVFLNGSYNDYMREFHHNIGPPPPWQGMAPYPGMEHPPQHPYYQHHHHPPPPQAHPPYSGHHPMPHDARFREKRHDYDMRVDDFLRRTQAVVSGRRSRPRERDRQRERDRPRDGRRDRERERGRERDRERERIRDREREKERGRYRR, encoded by the exons GGTCTAAAAGGAAGCACGAACGAGGAGACAGCCAGGATGCGAAGCGGCTCAGAGCCTCAGGACACACCACCAGACAGCAATTAAAGAGAGCTGCCCCTTCTTCTGGATCAAACAGCAAAAAGACCAGCAATCCCAGAGGAAGACACGCACCAGAAGAGCTGTATGATGACAGAAAGAACCATGCTGGAAGAGGATCCCGAGCTGATCTACCTAAAGGATACAGTGAAAAAGGCCCGTCCCGCAGCCGAGACTCCCAGAGACGGATCAAACCCCTGCTGCCTGAGCTGGCTGAG AAGATGCGGAGGACCAGCGAGGACAGTACGGGCAGAGCGAGTCGCTCCCCCAGAGAGGAAGAGCCTCATTCTGAAGAATATGTGACCGGCAGCTCTGTGGCTTCCTCTGAAGGAAACTGCTCGGATGTCGAAGAGGAAGGTGCCATGCAGGAGGAAGGGGAAGAGAAGGAagtggaggaggaggaagaggaggaagtggatgaagaagaggaggaaggggatgaagaagaggaagagtatGAACTGGAGGAAGAGGACCCACAGGAGGGAACTGAACAGAATGACTACGACACCCGCAGCGAGGCCAGCGACTCCCAGTCGGAGTCTGTGTCCTTCTCGGAGGGAGAGTCCGTACATTCAGGCTCGGGCTCAGAGGCGTCAG ATGAGGAAAGCAAAGCCGAGAAGCACGCTAGAGGGATATCACCAATCGTTTTTGATAGAAGTGGAAGTTCAGCTTCAGAATCCTATTCAG GGTCTGAAAAGAAACATGAAAAACTGTCCTCTTCCGTCAGAGCCGTGAGGAAGG atCAAACCAGCAAGCTGAAGTATATCCTGAGAGAGGCCCGGTTTTTCCTAATTAAGAGCAACAACCATGAGAATGTGTCCCTGGCTAAAGCAAAG GGTGTGTGGTCCACTCTGCCCGTCAACGAGAAAAAACTCAACGCCGCTTTTCGCTCTGCTCGAAGTGTTGTGCTAATCTTTTCCGTTAGAGAGAGTGGAAAATTTCAAG GTTTTGCTCGGCTCTCGTCTGAGTCTCATCATGGAGGTTCTCCCATCCACTGGGTTCTGCCCGCAGGCATGAATGCCAAGATGCTTGGAGGAGTCTTCAAAATTGACTGGATTTGCAG GCGGGAATTACCTTTCACAAAAACTGCTCACCTCTCTAATTCCTGGAATGAGCACAAGCCTGTGAAGATTGGACGTGATGGACAG GAGATCGAACCAGACTGCGGGACACAGCTGTGCATGCTCTTCCCACCCGACGAGAGCATTGACTTGTATCAGGTCATTCACAAAATGCGCCACAAGAGGAGGATGCACTCAGAGCCTCGATCTCGGGGCCGACTACCCCACAGAGAGCCCGTCCCTCGGGACGTGGGAAG GCGTCGTCCAGAAGAATATGACATGCACAACCGGAAGCGGCCCAGGATTGATTACACCCCAGAATTCCCTCAGAGACCAG GTTTTATGCAAGACCCTCGCAATCAGCCTGTGGACAGGTCGGTCTCGTTGTCTTTCCCCTCATTATCCTCCATTTCCGAGTGGTATTTCACGTATGATAACGTAATAATATCTCTTCACAGGCGCTTCACTGGTGTTAGGAGAGATGTGTTCCTCAACGGA TCCTACAATGACTATATGAGAGAGTTCCACCACAACATTGGTCCTCCTCCACCATGGCAGGGAATG GCGCCGTACCCTGGTATGGAGCACCCCCCCCAGCACCCGTACTAccagcatcatcatcatcctcctccGCCCCAGGCCCACCCTCCTTACTCCGGACACCATCCCATGCCCCATGATGCCCGCTTCAGGGAAAAGAGG CATGACTACGACATGCGTGTGGACGATTTCCTGAGGCGAACACAGGCCGTGGTGAGCGGACGCAGGAGCCGCCCGCGCGAGCGTGACCGGCAGAGGGAGCGTGACCGGCCGCGGGACGGGCGTCGAGACCGAGAACGAGAGCGCGGCAGAGAGCGTGATCGCGAACGAGAGCGGATTCGAGACCGGGAGCGGGAGAAGGAGAGGGGCCGATACCGGAGATAG
- the ythdc1 gene encoding YTH domain-containing protein 1 isoform X1, translating into MSVDRRDEKDGELNVLEDILTDAPDQDDELYNPESEHDVNEKKGSKRKHERGDSQDAKRLRASGHTTRQQLKRAAPSSGSNSKKTSNPRGRHAPEELYDDRKNHAGRGSRADLPKGYSEKGPSRSRDSQRRIKPLLPELAEKMRRTSEDSTGRASRSPREEEPHSEEYVTGSSVASSEGNCSDVEEEGAMQEEGEEKEVEEEEEEEVDEEEEEGDEEEEEYELEEEDPQEGTEQNDYDTRSEASDSQSESVSFSEGESVHSGSGSEASDEESKAEKHARGISPIVFDRSGSSASESYSGSEKKHEKLSSSVRAVRKDQTSKLKYILREARFFLIKSNNHENVSLAKAKGVWSTLPVNEKKLNAAFRSARSVVLIFSVRESGKFQGFARLSSESHHGGSPIHWVLPAGMNAKMLGGVFKIDWICRRELPFTKTAHLSNSWNEHKPVKIGRDGQEIEPDCGTQLCMLFPPDESIDLYQVIHKMRHKRRMHSEPRSRGRLPHREPVPRDVGRRRPEEYDMHNRKRPRIDYTPEFPQRPGFMQDPRNQPVDRSVSLSFPSLSSISEWYFTYDNVIISLHRRFTGVRRDVFLNGSYNDYMREFHHNIGPPPPWQGMAPYPGMEHPPQHPYYQHHHHPPPPQAHPPYSGHHPMPHDARFREKRVVRSFASSLHDYDMRVDDFLRRTQAVVSGRRSRPRERDRQRERDRPRDGRRDRERERGRERDRERERIRDREREKERGRYRR; encoded by the exons GGTCTAAAAGGAAGCACGAACGAGGAGACAGCCAGGATGCGAAGCGGCTCAGAGCCTCAGGACACACCACCAGACAGCAATTAAAGAGAGCTGCCCCTTCTTCTGGATCAAACAGCAAAAAGACCAGCAATCCCAGAGGAAGACACGCACCAGAAGAGCTGTATGATGACAGAAAGAACCATGCTGGAAGAGGATCCCGAGCTGATCTACCTAAAGGATACAGTGAAAAAGGCCCGTCCCGCAGCCGAGACTCCCAGAGACGGATCAAACCCCTGCTGCCTGAGCTGGCTGAG AAGATGCGGAGGACCAGCGAGGACAGTACGGGCAGAGCGAGTCGCTCCCCCAGAGAGGAAGAGCCTCATTCTGAAGAATATGTGACCGGCAGCTCTGTGGCTTCCTCTGAAGGAAACTGCTCGGATGTCGAAGAGGAAGGTGCCATGCAGGAGGAAGGGGAAGAGAAGGAagtggaggaggaggaagaggaggaagtggatgaagaagaggaggaaggggatgaagaagaggaagagtatGAACTGGAGGAAGAGGACCCACAGGAGGGAACTGAACAGAATGACTACGACACCCGCAGCGAGGCCAGCGACTCCCAGTCGGAGTCTGTGTCCTTCTCGGAGGGAGAGTCCGTACATTCAGGCTCGGGCTCAGAGGCGTCAG ATGAGGAAAGCAAAGCCGAGAAGCACGCTAGAGGGATATCACCAATCGTTTTTGATAGAAGTGGAAGTTCAGCTTCAGAATCCTATTCAG GGTCTGAAAAGAAACATGAAAAACTGTCCTCTTCCGTCAGAGCCGTGAGGAAGG atCAAACCAGCAAGCTGAAGTATATCCTGAGAGAGGCCCGGTTTTTCCTAATTAAGAGCAACAACCATGAGAATGTGTCCCTGGCTAAAGCAAAG GGTGTGTGGTCCACTCTGCCCGTCAACGAGAAAAAACTCAACGCCGCTTTTCGCTCTGCTCGAAGTGTTGTGCTAATCTTTTCCGTTAGAGAGAGTGGAAAATTTCAAG GTTTTGCTCGGCTCTCGTCTGAGTCTCATCATGGAGGTTCTCCCATCCACTGGGTTCTGCCCGCAGGCATGAATGCCAAGATGCTTGGAGGAGTCTTCAAAATTGACTGGATTTGCAG GCGGGAATTACCTTTCACAAAAACTGCTCACCTCTCTAATTCCTGGAATGAGCACAAGCCTGTGAAGATTGGACGTGATGGACAG GAGATCGAACCAGACTGCGGGACACAGCTGTGCATGCTCTTCCCACCCGACGAGAGCATTGACTTGTATCAGGTCATTCACAAAATGCGCCACAAGAGGAGGATGCACTCAGAGCCTCGATCTCGGGGCCGACTACCCCACAGAGAGCCCGTCCCTCGGGACGTGGGAAG GCGTCGTCCAGAAGAATATGACATGCACAACCGGAAGCGGCCCAGGATTGATTACACCCCAGAATTCCCTCAGAGACCAG GTTTTATGCAAGACCCTCGCAATCAGCCTGTGGACAGGTCGGTCTCGTTGTCTTTCCCCTCATTATCCTCCATTTCCGAGTGGTATTTCACGTATGATAACGTAATAATATCTCTTCACAGGCGCTTCACTGGTGTTAGGAGAGATGTGTTCCTCAACGGA TCCTACAATGACTATATGAGAGAGTTCCACCACAACATTGGTCCTCCTCCACCATGGCAGGGAATG GCGCCGTACCCTGGTATGGAGCACCCCCCCCAGCACCCGTACTAccagcatcatcatcatcctcctccGCCCCAGGCCCACCCTCCTTACTCCGGACACCATCCCATGCCCCATGATGCCCGCTTCAGGGAAAAGAGGGTTGTTCGCTCTTTCGCCTCCAGTTTG CATGACTACGACATGCGTGTGGACGATTTCCTGAGGCGAACACAGGCCGTGGTGAGCGGACGCAGGAGCCGCCCGCGCGAGCGTGACCGGCAGAGGGAGCGTGACCGGCCGCGGGACGGGCGTCGAGACCGAGAACGAGAGCGCGGCAGAGAGCGTGATCGCGAACGAGAGCGGATTCGAGACCGGGAGCGGGAGAAGGAGAGGGGCCGATACCGGAGATAG
- the ythdc1 gene encoding YTH domain-containing protein 1 isoform X3: protein MSVDRRDEKDGELNVLEDILTDAPDQDDELYNPESEHDVNEKKGSKRKHERGDSQDAKRLRASGHTTRQQLKRAAPSSGSNSKKTSNPRGRHAPEELYDDRKNHAGRGSRADLPKGYSEKGPSRSRDSQRRIKPLLPELAEKMRRTSEDSTGRASRSPREEEPHSEEYVTGSSVASSEGNCSDVEEEGAMQEEGEEKEVEEEEEEEVDEEEEEGDEEEEEYELEEEDPQEGTEQNDYDTRSEASDSQSESVSFSEGESVHSGSGSEASDEESKAEKHARGISPIVFDRSGSSASESYSGSEKKHEKLSSSVRAVRKDQTSKLKYILREARFFLIKSNNHENVSLAKAKGVWSTLPVNEKKLNAAFRSARSVVLIFSVRESGKFQGFARLSSESHHGGSPIHWVLPAGMNAKMLGGVFKIDWICRRELPFTKTAHLSNSWNEHKPVKIGRDGQEIEPDCGTQLCMLFPPDESIDLYQVIHKMRHKRRMHSEPRSRGRLPHREPVPRDVGRRRPEEYDMHNRKRPRIDYTPEFPQRPGFMQDPRNQPVDRRFTGVRRDVFLNGSYNDYMREFHHNIGPPPPWQGMAPYPGMEHPPQHPYYQHHHHPPPPQAHPPYSGHHPMPHDARFREKRVVRSFASSLHDYDMRVDDFLRRTQAVVSGRRSRPRERDRQRERDRPRDGRRDRERERGRERDRERERIRDREREKERGRYRR, encoded by the exons GGTCTAAAAGGAAGCACGAACGAGGAGACAGCCAGGATGCGAAGCGGCTCAGAGCCTCAGGACACACCACCAGACAGCAATTAAAGAGAGCTGCCCCTTCTTCTGGATCAAACAGCAAAAAGACCAGCAATCCCAGAGGAAGACACGCACCAGAAGAGCTGTATGATGACAGAAAGAACCATGCTGGAAGAGGATCCCGAGCTGATCTACCTAAAGGATACAGTGAAAAAGGCCCGTCCCGCAGCCGAGACTCCCAGAGACGGATCAAACCCCTGCTGCCTGAGCTGGCTGAG AAGATGCGGAGGACCAGCGAGGACAGTACGGGCAGAGCGAGTCGCTCCCCCAGAGAGGAAGAGCCTCATTCTGAAGAATATGTGACCGGCAGCTCTGTGGCTTCCTCTGAAGGAAACTGCTCGGATGTCGAAGAGGAAGGTGCCATGCAGGAGGAAGGGGAAGAGAAGGAagtggaggaggaggaagaggaggaagtggatgaagaagaggaggaaggggatgaagaagaggaagagtatGAACTGGAGGAAGAGGACCCACAGGAGGGAACTGAACAGAATGACTACGACACCCGCAGCGAGGCCAGCGACTCCCAGTCGGAGTCTGTGTCCTTCTCGGAGGGAGAGTCCGTACATTCAGGCTCGGGCTCAGAGGCGTCAG ATGAGGAAAGCAAAGCCGAGAAGCACGCTAGAGGGATATCACCAATCGTTTTTGATAGAAGTGGAAGTTCAGCTTCAGAATCCTATTCAG GGTCTGAAAAGAAACATGAAAAACTGTCCTCTTCCGTCAGAGCCGTGAGGAAGG atCAAACCAGCAAGCTGAAGTATATCCTGAGAGAGGCCCGGTTTTTCCTAATTAAGAGCAACAACCATGAGAATGTGTCCCTGGCTAAAGCAAAG GGTGTGTGGTCCACTCTGCCCGTCAACGAGAAAAAACTCAACGCCGCTTTTCGCTCTGCTCGAAGTGTTGTGCTAATCTTTTCCGTTAGAGAGAGTGGAAAATTTCAAG GTTTTGCTCGGCTCTCGTCTGAGTCTCATCATGGAGGTTCTCCCATCCACTGGGTTCTGCCCGCAGGCATGAATGCCAAGATGCTTGGAGGAGTCTTCAAAATTGACTGGATTTGCAG GCGGGAATTACCTTTCACAAAAACTGCTCACCTCTCTAATTCCTGGAATGAGCACAAGCCTGTGAAGATTGGACGTGATGGACAG GAGATCGAACCAGACTGCGGGACACAGCTGTGCATGCTCTTCCCACCCGACGAGAGCATTGACTTGTATCAGGTCATTCACAAAATGCGCCACAAGAGGAGGATGCACTCAGAGCCTCGATCTCGGGGCCGACTACCCCACAGAGAGCCCGTCCCTCGGGACGTGGGAAG GCGTCGTCCAGAAGAATATGACATGCACAACCGGAAGCGGCCCAGGATTGATTACACCCCAGAATTCCCTCAGAGACCAG GTTTTATGCAAGACCCTCGCAATCAGCCTGTGGACAG GCGCTTCACTGGTGTTAGGAGAGATGTGTTCCTCAACGGA TCCTACAATGACTATATGAGAGAGTTCCACCACAACATTGGTCCTCCTCCACCATGGCAGGGAATG GCGCCGTACCCTGGTATGGAGCACCCCCCCCAGCACCCGTACTAccagcatcatcatcatcctcctccGCCCCAGGCCCACCCTCCTTACTCCGGACACCATCCCATGCCCCATGATGCCCGCTTCAGGGAAAAGAGGGTTGTTCGCTCTTTCGCCTCCAGTTTG CATGACTACGACATGCGTGTGGACGATTTCCTGAGGCGAACACAGGCCGTGGTGAGCGGACGCAGGAGCCGCCCGCGCGAGCGTGACCGGCAGAGGGAGCGTGACCGGCCGCGGGACGGGCGTCGAGACCGAGAACGAGAGCGCGGCAGAGAGCGTGATCGCGAACGAGAGCGGATTCGAGACCGGGAGCGGGAGAAGGAGAGGGGCCGATACCGGAGATAG